From the Bacteroidia bacterium genome, one window contains:
- a CDS encoding ATP-binding protein produces MLQAFRRSEFEVLAGRIAEPRRFIQILTGARQVGKTTLVRQLIEVAGMSAHYASADEPGSLGDVWIAQQWEIARLRSKDASSLLILDEIQKLPGWSETVKRLWDEDTRTQRDIRVILLGSAPLLMHRGMTESLAGRFETLHLPHWSAAEMSQAFGWTIEQYIYHGGYPGSASLIDDASRWSSYIRDALIETSISRDVFMLTRIDKPVLLRRMFELGCQYSSRILSYTKLLGQLQDAGNTTTLAHYLDLLSASGLLGGLQKFAGEAVRKRGSSPKFQVYNNALISAQSGYTYEEARRDPVFWGHLVESAVGAHLLNAASNKNFELYYWRDGDREVDFVIQSKRGLTAIEVKSGRVRDTLPGMERFNAAFHPDRMLLVGADGIAVEEFLMTDVERWVG; encoded by the coding sequence ATGCTTCAAGCGTTTCGCAGATCAGAATTCGAGGTACTGGCTGGGCGCATTGCGGAGCCGCGGAGATTCATTCAGATCCTGACCGGTGCGAGGCAGGTCGGGAAAACCACACTGGTGCGCCAACTCATCGAGGTTGCGGGAATGTCGGCGCACTACGCCAGCGCGGACGAGCCGGGTTCCCTCGGCGATGTGTGGATAGCACAGCAGTGGGAAATCGCCCGCCTCCGCTCGAAAGATGCATCCTCATTGCTCATACTCGACGAAATCCAGAAGCTTCCGGGATGGTCCGAGACGGTGAAGCGGCTTTGGGACGAGGATACGCGGACACAACGGGATATTCGCGTAATACTGCTCGGTTCCGCACCGTTGCTGATGCATCGCGGAATGACGGAGAGCCTTGCCGGGCGCTTCGAGACCCTCCACCTCCCCCACTGGTCGGCTGCGGAGATGTCGCAAGCATTTGGCTGGACCATCGAGCAGTACATCTACCACGGAGGCTATCCGGGATCCGCGTCATTGATCGACGATGCGTCGCGGTGGAGCAGCTACATACGCGATGCGCTTATTGAAACCTCCATCTCGCGCGATGTCTTCATGCTCACACGTATCGACAAGCCTGTCTTGCTTCGGAGGATGTTCGAGCTTGGTTGCCAATACTCATCGCGGATACTGTCGTATACGAAATTGCTCGGGCAGTTGCAGGATGCCGGCAACACAACCACCCTGGCACATTATCTCGACCTGCTTTCGGCTTCCGGTCTGCTTGGAGGCTTACAGAAATTCGCCGGCGAAGCCGTCCGCAAGCGAGGCTCCAGTCCCAAATTCCAGGTGTACAACAACGCGCTGATCTCCGCGCAGTCCGGCTACACTTACGAGGAAGCCCGGCGCGATCCCGTATTCTGGGGCCATTTGGTTGAGTCCGCCGTCGGTGCCCATTTGCTGAATGCGGCGTCGAACAAAAATTTCGAGCTGTACTACTGGCGCGATGGCGACCGCGAAGTGGATTTCGTCATTCAAAGCAAGCGCGGCCTGACGGCCATAGAAGTCAAGAGTGGACGCGTTCGCGACACACTCCCCGGCATGGAGCGCTTCAACGCCGCCTTCCATCCCGACCGCATGCTGCTCGTCGGCGCCGACGGCATAGCGGTGGAGGAATTCCTGATGACGGATGTGGAGAGGTGGGTGGGGTGA
- a CDS encoding fibronectin type III domain-containing protein, with product MADESWGSYFGGGLFDIITAVACDAGGNIYVAGESTSTDFPVLNAVQPTHAGGYKDGIVAKFDAGGQLLWSTYFGGSDLDRIAAITVDAFGNLILLGSTRSADFPVVQPWQPQIAGEADMFLAKFRPDGVPIWATFFGGSGMEGTNTTEGYGGGLTTDASGAIYAGFFSSSTDIPVAHAQQAQYSGTTDGFLLKFSSGGALGWSTYLGGSEADEILGCAATPQGTVAVCGYTRSGDFPLLHPLQSSFIPNQFDGFVAEYDSTGGLLWSTYVGGNGLDEANRIVSDAQGALYAVLTSRSTDLPVLNPIQAANAGLQDIYISKYAATGTPANGRIREWATYLGGSDNDRAYHGGLDVDAGGRLLLSGSTQSVDFPLRSAFQKQRNTPYEMFVSVLNPDRSMLFSSYFGGSSNDLAYQSEFDGKGNIVVAGRTDSPDFPIINGWQQTHASTDGVILRIPAVGPSFGIPTAPVFLRVIEAYATRLLLEWTDLSDHESAFVLEQQMPDTSWFPINTIPANTERFMVEHLRPETEYRFRMKAINPMYESDYSNVAIDTTLRFAPPSNLRAVRSTEVTVTLRWDDQSDSESGFVVESSMSGFGWRIVDTVDADLTECSVWVGAPSTVSEFRVRAVEGSYASAYSNIETAATLPFTPPGQLTAQPFSCEEITLNWTNESLSETAFIVDIRNGLSWIPVDTLAPESTTSSIRGLAASTPYTFGVRAMIHAINSGYGDTVSTTTLGFLQMPTNLQGLVLSSTEVRLDWEDNAASETGYEIWQRIEAGIWQLASTVNANVTGHLLAALPPDTNLAFFVRAVSAGAVSGRSNEVALTTRAAPSTPRKLTAVPVNHHSILLSWESGSGNETGYELSRKMEGGDWVTIRVTGADTTFVTDDNLQQATSYHYRVRAFNARGYSVWSPEEIAVTPAVPIPSAPFGLRVRAIDARSVELQWILPPPHYEDGVQIEESLTGDAADFTLLYPFAQKGAERYIRSGLTPETLYYYRIRSYNSSGFSPFTDTVSVTTPEANFPAIPQDIIVHASAPSVIELAWTMPSDSKPEDGFELQRSLTAAPSGFSDVTPAPGQHARTYTDSGLTAETRYYYRLRAFNSFGTSDWSETVSAITPKIRITPALLAAVDEKRLLAKRLEALIPEGPVEMQTLRYLLGDYTRGYDESAALGLLDRWSNVGAEQPDSAVEALKRYMLFEEALEMSWGDPSAIPPLVGVGDVARQAGRAPAVLSKNLIALMLAWKQQRGLAGRRPDLENAAMEDMVLAVADNLQQLLVRMGANTGTTLNRFVESAVLLRGDVPECSASLMLSLSDFWCERMLGRYYLPSTQPLIPRYALKTEEMLFSGTHSAAVGRRDAFLSNLRLDIDTLSSGFQDFIDLCYELDAAADIGKLPATESKQFLGRLTALRTKLMEAMHTVLTQAAIPVENLLFLSAVDSAVAAIPSALMHAGESIFNPSLSGISSSAGDSFFHRRTVPSIQVVQDIADDAALLLALREHVIAGDTAYVSANAGALRRSGTEMVSALERMQRPLAGIPPQKMFENESVRKEVYGTLADLQRVKTRRLLLSAGLFDYLISPEDGKQANLITDIDSIAALVPLAIDALTTLRSRIEVMITQPALLFDRATVRRIGGSNPASCRLRFAVRNVGMNMTVPGSVHIACLTSGVGAGIEWIDIGVLSASEEIEDSLDIEIDADIDAILLQALMVDGNDRSHVDRRAVAIEQSTTNIRQSRPFPAAAVLQQNYPNPAGRETILPFTLQRTCRARIRVFNLLGEKIADIYDGYLPAGEYRFPFDCSRLPAGVYRYQLDVGGSISTRLMLLVP from the coding sequence ATGGCAGACGAATCGTGGGGAAGCTATTTCGGGGGTGGTCTTTTCGATATCATCACCGCAGTTGCATGCGATGCGGGAGGGAATATCTACGTCGCCGGGGAGTCGACGAGTACGGATTTTCCAGTATTGAATGCCGTTCAACCAACGCATGCCGGTGGATACAAGGACGGTATCGTCGCGAAGTTCGATGCGGGGGGACAACTGCTCTGGTCGACCTATTTCGGCGGCAGCGACCTGGATCGCATCGCGGCTATTACCGTCGATGCCTTCGGAAATCTGATTCTGCTCGGATCGACGCGAAGCGCTGATTTTCCCGTTGTCCAGCCCTGGCAACCACAGATTGCCGGCGAAGCGGATATGTTTCTTGCGAAGTTCCGTCCCGACGGGGTGCCGATCTGGGCGACCTTTTTCGGAGGAAGCGGGATGGAAGGTACGAATACCACGGAAGGGTACGGGGGAGGGTTGACGACGGATGCTTCGGGAGCGATATACGCGGGATTTTTTTCCTCAAGCACGGATATTCCGGTCGCGCATGCACAGCAGGCACAGTATTCAGGTACGACCGATGGTTTTCTGCTCAAGTTCTCTTCGGGTGGAGCACTCGGCTGGTCGACGTATCTCGGAGGAAGCGAGGCAGACGAAATTCTCGGTTGTGCCGCGACGCCGCAGGGAACCGTCGCGGTCTGCGGATATACGCGAAGTGGTGATTTCCCCCTTCTGCATCCCCTCCAGTCTTCGTTTATCCCGAACCAGTTTGACGGATTCGTTGCCGAGTATGATTCCACGGGCGGTTTGCTCTGGTCGACATACGTTGGGGGGAACGGTTTGGATGAAGCGAATCGCATCGTCAGTGACGCGCAGGGGGCGCTCTATGCGGTGCTCACGAGCAGGAGCACGGACCTGCCGGTTTTGAATCCTATTCAGGCGGCAAATGCCGGTCTCCAGGATATCTATATCAGCAAATATGCCGCGACAGGTACACCCGCGAACGGACGGATTCGGGAATGGGCTACCTACCTCGGCGGCTCCGACAATGATCGCGCCTATCATGGTGGGCTGGACGTAGACGCAGGGGGGAGACTGTTGCTCTCGGGCAGCACGCAGAGTGTGGATTTCCCTCTTCGGAGCGCGTTTCAGAAGCAGAGGAATACGCCATACGAGATGTTCGTCAGCGTACTGAATCCGGACCGATCAATGTTGTTCTCTTCCTACTTCGGCGGTTCCTCCAACGACCTGGCATACCAATCCGAGTTCGACGGTAAAGGCAACATTGTCGTTGCCGGGCGTACGGACAGTCCGGATTTCCCTATCATCAACGGATGGCAGCAGACACATGCGTCCACCGACGGCGTCATTCTGCGCATTCCGGCGGTCGGTCCCTCTTTCGGTATCCCAACCGCTCCCGTTTTCCTGCGCGTTATTGAGGCGTACGCCACCCGTTTGCTCCTGGAATGGACAGACCTCTCCGATCATGAAAGCGCCTTCGTCCTCGAACAACAGATGCCGGACACGTCGTGGTTTCCGATCAATACCATCCCGGCTAATACCGAGCGCTTTATGGTGGAACATCTCAGGCCGGAAACCGAATATCGTTTCCGCATGAAGGCCATCAATCCAATGTATGAGTCCGATTACTCCAACGTCGCAATCGACACGACGCTGCGTTTTGCTCCACCGTCGAATCTACGGGCGGTGCGCTCTACCGAGGTGACTGTTACCCTCCGGTGGGATGATCAGTCCGACAGCGAATCGGGTTTCGTAGTCGAGAGCAGTATGTCGGGCTTCGGATGGCGTATCGTCGATACAGTTGATGCTGATCTCACGGAATGCTCGGTATGGGTGGGAGCGCCATCGACGGTTTCGGAATTTCGTGTCCGGGCTGTGGAAGGAAGCTACGCGTCGGCCTACTCGAACATCGAAACCGCAGCCACGCTTCCGTTCACACCGCCAGGGCAGCTTACCGCGCAGCCGTTTTCATGCGAAGAAATCACACTGAACTGGACCAACGAATCGCTATCGGAGACTGCCTTCATCGTGGACATCCGAAACGGGCTGTCGTGGATCCCGGTCGATACCCTGGCACCCGAATCCACGACAAGCTCGATACGGGGACTGGCTGCATCGACGCCATACACTTTCGGCGTTCGTGCGATGATACACGCAATCAATTCGGGATACGGTGATACGGTTTCGACAACGACGCTTGGGTTTCTTCAAATGCCGACGAATCTTCAGGGCTTGGTGCTGTCCTCAACAGAAGTGAGGTTGGATTGGGAAGACAATGCGGCAAGCGAAACGGGATACGAAATCTGGCAACGCATCGAAGCGGGTATCTGGCAACTCGCTTCTACTGTTAACGCGAATGTCACGGGCCACCTCCTCGCCGCCCTTCCGCCCGATACGAACCTTGCATTCTTTGTCCGTGCCGTTTCTGCGGGAGCGGTGTCGGGGCGTTCGAACGAGGTCGCGCTCACAACACGTGCGGCACCCTCCACACCGAGGAAGTTGACCGCTGTACCAGTGAATCATCATTCGATCCTTTTATCTTGGGAGAGCGGATCGGGGAACGAGACCGGTTATGAATTAAGCCGGAAAATGGAAGGAGGGGATTGGGTAACAATTCGGGTGACCGGTGCCGACACCACCTTCGTCACCGATGATAATCTGCAGCAGGCAACATCGTACCATTATCGCGTACGTGCCTTCAATGCGCGCGGATACTCGGTCTGGTCTCCGGAAGAGATAGCCGTGACGCCGGCGGTTCCTATCCCATCGGCTCCGTTCGGTCTGCGGGTTCGCGCAATCGATGCGCGCAGCGTGGAACTGCAGTGGATCCTTCCACCGCCACACTATGAGGATGGGGTACAGATCGAGGAATCGCTTACGGGAGATGCAGCAGACTTCACACTCCTTTATCCTTTTGCTCAAAAGGGAGCTGAGCGATATATACGCAGCGGTCTCACGCCCGAGACACTCTATTACTATCGTATCCGTTCGTACAATAGCTCCGGATTTTCACCCTTCACGGACACAGTCAGCGTCACCACACCGGAAGCGAATTTTCCAGCTATTCCCCAGGATATCATCGTGCACGCAAGCGCCCCGTCGGTCATCGAGCTCGCATGGACGATGCCTTCGGATTCGAAGCCGGAAGATGGATTTGAGCTACAGCGTTCGCTCACTGCCGCACCGTCCGGATTCTCCGATGTAACACCGGCTCCGGGCCAGCATGCGCGCACGTATACGGATTCGGGTTTGACTGCAGAGACGCGCTATTACTATCGTCTGCGGGCGTTCAACAGTTTCGGAACGTCCGATTGGTCCGAAACTGTGAGCGCCATCACGCCAAAAATACGGATAACGCCGGCCTTGCTCGCGGCAGTGGATGAGAAACGACTTCTTGCCAAACGCCTCGAAGCGCTGATCCCCGAAGGCCCCGTGGAAATGCAGACTCTCCGTTATCTCCTCGGCGATTACACGCGCGGTTATGACGAATCGGCCGCCTTGGGATTGCTCGACCGATGGTCGAATGTCGGCGCAGAACAGCCTGACAGCGCTGTCGAGGCGCTGAAGCGCTACATGTTGTTCGAGGAGGCGCTGGAAATGAGTTGGGGCGATCCATCCGCGATTCCTCCTCTCGTGGGAGTCGGAGATGTCGCTCGCCAGGCCGGACGCGCACCTGCGGTGCTGAGCAAGAATCTGATCGCTCTTATGCTCGCGTGGAAACAGCAGCGAGGACTTGCCGGCAGACGGCCGGATCTCGAGAACGCGGCGATGGAGGATATGGTGCTTGCCGTCGCCGATAACCTGCAGCAACTGCTCGTGCGCATGGGTGCGAACACGGGTACAACCTTGAACCGATTCGTCGAGAGCGCAGTGCTCCTCCGTGGCGACGTGCCGGAATGCAGCGCTTCCTTGATGCTTTCCCTGTCTGATTTCTGGTGTGAGCGCATGCTCGGTCGATATTACTTACCGTCGACGCAGCCGCTCATCCCCAGGTACGCCCTGAAAACCGAGGAGATGCTGTTTAGCGGTACCCATTCGGCTGCTGTGGGGAGACGTGACGCGTTTCTCTCCAACCTGCGTCTCGATATCGATACCCTGAGCTCAGGGTTTCAGGATTTCATAGATCTCTGTTATGAGTTGGATGCCGCAGCAGACATCGGAAAGTTGCCTGCGACCGAGTCCAAACAGTTTCTCGGACGGCTGACGGCGCTGCGTACGAAGTTGATGGAGGCGATGCATACCGTGCTGACGCAGGCTGCCATCCCGGTGGAGAACCTCTTGTTCCTGTCTGCGGTCGATTCCGCTGTCGCTGCCATTCCATCGGCGCTGATGCATGCGGGTGAATCCATATTCAATCCATCATTGTCCGGCATCTCAAGCAGTGCCGGCGACTCATTCTTCCACAGACGCACAGTCCCTTCAATCCAGGTCGTTCAGGACATCGCTGACGATGCTGCACTTCTACTCGCACTGAGGGAGCATGTCATTGCGGGCGACACGGCATATGTATCCGCAAACGCAGGGGCCCTGCGTCGCAGCGGGACGGAAATGGTCTCCGCATTAGAACGCATGCAGCGACCACTGGCGGGCATCCCTCCGCAGAAGATGTTCGAGAACGAGTCTGTGCGTAAGGAAGTCTATGGTACACTCGCGGATCTGCAGCGGGTGAAGACGCGGCGTCTGCTACTTTCGGCCGGACTCTTCGACTATCTGATTTCTCCGGAAGACGGCAAACAGGCGAACCTTATCACGGACATCGATTCCATTGCGGCGTTGGTACCGCTTGCCATCGACGCGCTCACCACGTTGCGGAGCCGAATCGAGGTAATGATCACACAGCCCGCACTCCTCTTCGATCGGGCAACTGTACGGCGAATCGGTGGCTCCAATCCCGCGAGCTGCCGGCTCCGATTCGCCGTCAGGAATGTTGGAATGAATATGACGGTGCCAGGATCCGTTCACATCGCTTGCCTCACGTCTGGTGTGGGTGCCGGCATCGAGTGGATCGACATCGGAGTACTCTCCGCGTCGGAGGAGATTGAAGATAGCCTCGACATCGAGATTGATGCGGATATCGACGCCATCCTTCTGCAAGCGCTCATGGTTGACGGAAATGATCGCAGCCATGTCGACCGCCGCGCAGTTGCGATAGAACAATCGACGACCAACATACGACAGAGCAGGCCGTTTCCCGCCGCCGCGGTGCTGCAGCAGAACTACCCGAATCCCGCAGGACGTGAGACGATTCTTCCGTTTACGCTCCAACGCACGTGTCGAGCGAGGATCCGCGTGTTCAATCTCCTGGGCGAAAAGATCGCGGACATATATGACGGATATCTTCCGGCAGGGGAGTACCGTTTCCCCTTTGACTGTAGCCGACTGCCTGCCGGTGTGTACCGCTATCAGCTTGACGTCGGAGGAAGCATTAGCACGAGGCTGATGTTGCTCGTTCCGTAG
- a CDS encoding T9SS type A sorting domain-containing protein, whose product MRALCTVLLLASFSSVCLAQGNTPDRTLKNDHWDFISANRMLLWFSNNGALAHNPTSSGSGLEWPVGSGNKLVFMSGVVHGARLFDTPHVGGSTYNHGWQAGVIRADGIADDPQHPLHRIFRARRFDPVWWNAQSLATRTYLLRDLAEWPVQFGAPWVDANGNGIYDPDTTAWQLGGNSDGPLLNGDEAFWFAGNDLDSRRTINLYGDMPLGLEMHTHIWASSGHPVLENVIFREHTYFQKSTDSFPDMYLGAWEDPDLGDAFDDFVGVDTSLGLMFTYNGRSRDGELGLPPQSGTVWLQTPVKPAAGHTARYGNELRNGYANLPLSGYTFYIGGSSVYRDAALKEPAGRDQMYHNLSGKLWNGQSMIDPVRQRATPLALSGDPVLRHGWVDGIVHAPGDRRAISSSGPFEFAVGDTQKVLFAHIAAQGGNSLLSVRALRNLTRQLHDINRNLPRGVMPPVFSSSISFTATPGDYEVNVSGGPFHSGTLEVAALLRAPDGADVARTPLNDNGVDGDQTAGDGIYGGSFNGVSPVASGADLFVLSKDAEGEKQWFVESEIPTSGEVRVRIAEIVSDSRNFDGQANPGENLRLRLRFDNLSADTLGGWHLFLRDSTSMYAEWTVLRHDEHIPPGEFSETTYDAADRNSYLSITIPADAVGGTELLFPVTLISDNYQHWTDVLRIEVVDYDVPDLHGLLAHVEGHAVGSLGYSVMDPAALTLHDYRVSVEGEDFGTKTLWVENVTLGTTLHRGLPLPDKWVHDSPTIDGWRLSMGTAFDELVFDSQGQKLDSFRKTVVGAFTEPSRAWFRADAEQLMIGKEFWNSKLNLYDVLPVKLVFDRNNGQKALGYMRGTVPNYRFQGYFDVPLRAYDMSDTSNPRQIMLGFSEQVNRPSADSTWWPTDRPDDREFLLIYADDYAETPDKKFQGQAYADAVNLDLLYVLHGFREANMPMFEDGDEYHIIAPVPVSNRDVYILAKPRLLDIRSEATRPSAIALHQNYPNPFGPGSASGGNSTTISFDLPREMHARVTVFDLLGRRVAMVLDRAMSAGTHRVRFDAASLRNGTYLLCLDADGRRESRTVLVLR is encoded by the coding sequence ATGCGCGCGTTGTGTACCGTACTGCTGTTAGCGAGTTTTTCGTCTGTTTGTCTTGCACAAGGTAATACTCCCGACCGGACGTTGAAAAACGATCACTGGGACTTCATCAGCGCCAACCGCATGCTGCTGTGGTTCAGCAACAACGGAGCGTTAGCGCATAATCCGACCAGCTCCGGGAGCGGCTTGGAGTGGCCGGTCGGAAGCGGCAACAAACTCGTGTTCATGAGCGGGGTCGTGCATGGTGCGCGCCTCTTCGACACCCCGCACGTGGGCGGCTCCACCTACAATCATGGCTGGCAGGCGGGTGTCATCAGGGCGGACGGTATCGCAGATGATCCGCAGCATCCTCTGCACAGGATTTTCCGCGCCCGCCGCTTTGATCCTGTCTGGTGGAATGCGCAATCCCTCGCCACTCGTACCTACCTGCTTCGCGATCTGGCCGAATGGCCGGTGCAGTTCGGGGCGCCATGGGTGGATGCCAACGGGAATGGTATATACGATCCCGACACCACGGCCTGGCAACTGGGAGGCAACAGCGACGGACCGCTTCTGAACGGAGACGAAGCGTTCTGGTTCGCCGGTAACGATCTCGATTCCAGACGAACGATCAACCTGTATGGCGATATGCCTCTCGGACTGGAAATGCATACCCATATATGGGCTTCAAGCGGACATCCGGTTCTTGAAAATGTAATCTTCCGGGAACACACCTATTTTCAGAAAAGCACTGATTCGTTCCCCGACATGTACCTCGGCGCCTGGGAGGATCCCGACCTCGGGGACGCCTTCGACGACTTTGTCGGAGTGGACACTTCGCTCGGGCTCATGTTCACCTATAACGGCAGATCGCGCGACGGAGAACTCGGCCTCCCTCCGCAAAGCGGAACCGTATGGCTGCAAACACCTGTAAAGCCCGCCGCCGGACACACTGCACGGTATGGAAACGAACTCCGTAACGGCTATGCAAATCTCCCGCTGTCAGGCTACACATTTTACATCGGCGGGAGCAGTGTTTACCGCGACGCGGCGCTCAAAGAGCCCGCAGGCAGGGATCAAATGTATCATAATCTCAGCGGCAAACTGTGGAACGGCCAGAGCATGATCGATCCCGTGCGTCAGCGGGCGACCCCGCTTGCGCTCAGCGGAGATCCGGTATTGCGGCATGGTTGGGTGGATGGTATCGTTCACGCGCCGGGCGACAGGCGCGCCATCTCGAGCAGCGGACCATTTGAATTCGCCGTTGGCGACACACAGAAGGTACTGTTTGCGCATATCGCGGCGCAGGGCGGGAATAGCCTGCTCAGCGTCCGCGCGCTGCGTAACCTCACTCGGCAACTTCACGATATCAACCGGAATTTGCCGCGCGGTGTGATGCCGCCGGTGTTCTCGAGTTCCATTTCCTTTACAGCAACACCCGGTGACTATGAGGTGAATGTTTCCGGAGGTCCCTTTCACTCGGGTACGCTGGAGGTGGCCGCTTTACTTCGCGCTCCGGATGGTGCGGACGTTGCGCGCACTCCATTAAACGATAACGGTGTGGACGGCGATCAAACAGCCGGCGACGGGATATACGGAGGCAGCTTCAACGGTGTCAGCCCGGTGGCGAGCGGAGCGGACCTGTTCGTGCTCAGCAAAGACGCGGAGGGTGAGAAGCAGTGGTTCGTGGAAAGCGAAATCCCCACCAGCGGCGAGGTCCGCGTACGTATCGCCGAAATCGTCTCAGACAGCAGAAATTTCGACGGCCAGGCAAATCCGGGCGAGAATCTGCGGTTACGACTGCGTTTCGATAATCTCTCCGCCGACACGCTCGGCGGATGGCATCTCTTCCTCCGCGACTCCACATCTATGTATGCGGAGTGGACGGTGCTGCGACACGACGAACACATCCCGCCCGGAGAATTCAGCGAAACCACGTACGACGCAGCCGATCGCAATTCCTACCTCTCCATCACTATTCCCGCGGACGCAGTGGGGGGCACGGAACTGCTCTTCCCCGTCACGCTGATTTCCGACAACTATCAGCACTGGACCGATGTGCTGCGTATCGAGGTGGTGGATTACGACGTCCCGGATCTTCACGGGCTGCTTGCGCATGTCGAGGGTCACGCCGTTGGTTCGCTCGGTTACTCCGTCATGGATCCTGCCGCCCTCACGCTGCATGATTACCGCGTGAGCGTTGAAGGCGAGGATTTCGGCACAAAGACCTTATGGGTGGAAAATGTCACGCTGGGCACAACGCTGCATCGCGGACTCCCTCTCCCGGATAAATGGGTACATGACTCCCCCACCATCGACGGGTGGCGTCTGAGCATGGGTACCGCGTTCGATGAGCTTGTGTTCGACAGTCAGGGACAGAAGTTGGACAGCTTCCGCAAAACAGTTGTCGGCGCATTCACCGAGCCCTCCCGCGCATGGTTCCGAGCCGATGCCGAGCAGCTCATGATAGGCAAGGAATTCTGGAATTCGAAGCTGAATCTCTACGATGTGCTTCCGGTGAAATTGGTGTTCGACAGGAACAACGGTCAAAAAGCTCTCGGATACATGCGCGGAACCGTCCCGAACTATCGCTTTCAGGGTTACTTCGATGTGCCGTTGCGCGCCTACGATATGAGCGATACCAGCAATCCGCGGCAGATCATGCTGGGTTTCAGCGAGCAAGTCAACAGACCCAGTGCCGACAGCACCTGGTGGCCGACGGATCGCCCCGATGACCGCGAATTCCTCCTCATTTACGCGGATGATTACGCAGAGACTCCGGACAAGAAATTTCAGGGCCAGGCGTATGCGGATGCCGTAAATCTGGATTTGCTGTACGTACTCCACGGGTTTCGCGAAGCGAACATGCCCATGTTCGAAGACGGCGATGAATACCATATCATCGCGCCGGTACCGGTGAGCAATCGCGACGTGTACATACTCGCGAAGCCGCGCCTGCTCGACATCCGCAGCGAAGCGACACGACCGTCGGCGATCGCTCTGCATCAGAATTATCCCAATCCCTTTGGACCCGGCAGCGCGAGCGGTGGGAATAGCACGACCATCAGCTTCGATTTGCCGCGGGAGATGCATGCACGCGTGACGGTGTTCGATCTGCTCGGCAGACGGGTAGCAATGGTGCTCGATCGTGCGATGTCCGCCGGCACGCACAGAGTGCGCTTCGATGCCGCATCGCTGCGAAACGGTACCTACCTGCTCTGTCTTGATGCGGATGGCAGGCGCGAGAGCAGAACAGTGCTGGTCTTGAGATAA